TGCATCTCGTAGAGGAAACAAATCCTCAAGCCACCCATCTCTCTATCTTTGCTAACCATGTATCTCCAATCGTCTCTTGCATTAGTCCTTCTACGGGCTGCAGTCGTTCATGGTTACGCTAACCCGGGGGCTTGTTCTGGTGCCTGCAACATCCATGACCCTTCCTTGATCCAGAATGGCGACGGAACGTACTATCGGTTCTCAACAGGGAATaatatttcctttgcttcTGCTTCGTCCATTGAGGGTCCTTGGACAGCTCTGGGATCTGTATTACCTGGTGGATCCTCGATTGACAACTCGGGGAGATATGATCCTTGGGTGCgtatctatttttattatcatCCCTTAATTTGAGTTCTCTTATTCCCCTCGATCTTTGATCTTGTTTTGTAGTTTTTACCTTTACCTTtaccttttgcttttttctttattttccgCATTTTCGCTGGGGTCTTCAAACGATGTTGAAATGGACGGTCCATACTCATCTTCCCGCACTCACTAACAAGCATCATGCCGCTGACAACTCCTAGGCACCCGACGTGCAAAAGGTGGGTGACCTTTACTACCTCTACTACGCTGTGTCCAGCTTCGGTACCCAAGAGTCCGCCATCGGTCTCGCAACGTCCGAAACCATGGAGGAAGGTACCTGGACCGACAAGGGCTCGATCGTTACATCCACAACGGGTGACCAATACAACGCCATCGACGCGAACCTGCTAGTAGACGGCTCCGCCAACTACCTGACATTTGGATCCTTCTGGCAGGACATTTTCCAAGTTACACTGAATGGAGATGCCACGTCTTCGACGTCAACGCCGGTTAACGTTGCTTTCGATCCGGCTACTACACATCCAGTCGAGGGTGCTTATCTCTACAAATATGGAGATTATTACTACCTGTTTTACTCATGGGGAACGTGCTGTGGGTATGATACCAGTAGACCCGCTGAAGGGGAGGAGTATAAAATCAAGGTTTGTCGGTCGAGTACGCCGACTGGAAACTTTGTGAGtgcctccttttcttttttactcttGCCATTCTGAAGACGATCGGCTAATAATGTAGGTTGATGCGAGCGGTGTTGCGTGCACGGATGGCGGTGGTACCGTCGTTCTTGAGAGCCATGATAATGTCTATGGACCTGGTGGACAGTATGTTGCAACAATCTCTACTTGAGTTCATATTTACTAACCTTTGTAGGGGTGTCTACACCGACCCGAACCTTGGCCCTGTGCTTTACTATCACTACGTTGATACCACCATCGGATATGCTGACTCCCAGAAGTTATTTGGATGGAACGCGATCGATTTCTCGAGCGGATGGCCTTCTGTTTAAGAAGCTACCTTTTCCGGTGGCGAGAAGAACTTTGTACATATTTCAGCTTTTTGTGGAGAATATATCTCAATAACAGAGAAAACTGGTCGGTTGATCTTCTTAATTCGGCTATCTTTCATCCCACTGTACAAGTTTGGCTTATCCAGAGCAAAACATTCCAGTATCTGCACGATTTCAACATTTAACACTCATGATACATATCTTATGCGACTGAGCCAAAACTTTCAAATTTTACTATCGCACCTCAAGGGACACAGACCCATCGGATAGACGGCACAGCAACACAAAGATCTTCAGTGATAGAAACCCATCACCTCCTTCATCCCAAAAATCGTGTCAAGCTACCCCTTATAGATACTCGCGCTCACGGCCAAGTACCGAGGGCGCTATTAATAGTAAGTAGCCCGTGCGATCATCGGATTACATGGATCTTCGGCGCTGTGACTTAGTGCGTCACAGCTTACTTTCCACACGGGACATGGACGGAACCTCGCGATACTCATGTGTGGGTTATAACATTTTTTGATTCTGGTGTAATGAGAAGTGGGAGATGTGCTTTTGTGTCCCCTGCGATAGGCGGTGATAGTCGTTGTGATGATCTGTTGCGCTGCGTAATGGGTTGGTGATCGTGGGCTCGGTTCCTTGAGTTCCGTTAGTggttctcattttcttttcttctttataGCTATGTTgtagtatatagatatcatTTCCCTAACATGGTATGGATATGTTTTATCTCATCTACGGCCATAAAGCATCATTCCTCGAACGCGGCCTTGTTAAATCTATACGTGTTTTGCTGCGGTCGCACAACTTTAAATATTGCATTTACCTCGGAATAATTATCGGTATAATGGAAATACGTGTATATTCTCCCTCATATAAGAGGTACCAAGGTTATGTTAGGTTACGGGTAAGTCAAAGTGATATAGTCGCCATGGTATTGCTGAGTGATAAGATAGGATAACATCCTACATATCAACAAAACACTAAAAACAAGGCATTCAATCTGAAGGACAATATTTGTAAACAGATGCTGAGGAAACGTGAGACATGAACGAGACGGCGGGTGGGAGGCAGGTATGTCATATGACAGAGAAAGCATCGTATGGCGGATGTATACCCGCTATAGCTGACGATGGACGACAGATGTTCGAATTGCTATAGGGCAATAATTGTTTGAGTTTGCCAAGTGGACCGCTCTCGACTCTGTCTCGACAACTTTATTCTGTGCAAGCATTGATTTCGAAACCTTAATATACAGTATAGAAAGCTTTTAGCAAAATATGCCAGGATCTAGGTCGGTGATAGATTTCCTAACTGACGACACGACTTTTATGCTTAAGTACCGTCGTGTGCATACATCTATGATtctcaaagagaaagagaaataacaaaaaatGGAAGagtaatataaatatctgGAGACACGCTCCTGAGCTCTTGCAGCTTACGCGATTTCTTATTTACATTTCTCATATCAgtctctattatattagacAGAAAGCTATGGATATTACTACCAATGAACTTGACTGTGACAGCTATGTGAAACTCGATGCTTTCACTAGGAAGACCTATCGAGACGTTTATCCAGCAATTGACCCCACCCGCCCCGAGCTCTCCCAGGCTGGAAAGGTGATTGTTATCACTGGCGGTAGCCGTGGCCTTGGACGATCGGTATGTCCTGCTTCTAGAACCTATAACGAGGAAGTGGATTTCCATTTTCGTTAACACCCTTTTCAGTCCTTTGCTGCATCATTCGCTCGTGCCAATGCAGATGCTATCGTCCTCTTGGCACGATCCTCTATCAATTTGGCTCAGACTGAGAAGCTcattaaagatattaatccCTCGACATACGTGTTGACAATCGCCCTTGATATCTGTGACGAGGCAAAAGTCAAGGACACCTTtgataaaattaaagatcGGTTTGGCATTCCCCATGTCCTTATCAACAATGCAGGTGTACTTCCTGCGCAGGGAACAATTACGGATCAGAATTCTAGTCAATGGTGGGAGACCCATGTAAGTCATTCCCCTTGTTAACATATCTCTCCCAGCTCTTTAAAAGATAATGGCGCCATGGAGTATCAGGACCATGATGAATACTAGCTAAATATGCTTTCAAAGGAGGTTAACGTCCGAGGAACATATAATGTCACCAAAGCATTTTTGCGAATGACAGGACCAAATCCAGCAAACCCAACAACTATTATCAATGTGACTTCAGCCGCAGGTCATATTGTCGCCCAAGGGATGAGTGCTTACTGCCTTACGAAACTAGCTATTACTCAGTTCACTGCGTTTCTCAAAAATGAGTACCCCAGAATCACGTCTGTTAGCCTCCACCCAGGTATGGTCCTCACAGATATGGGCTCCAGTGTCTTGTGGTTAGAGCCTTTCATGAGAGACACTGCTGGGTTATCAGGTGGTACGGCAGTGTGGCTTTCAACTGGAGACAAAGCCTTCCTCTCTGGCAGATATGTAGCAGCGAACTGGGATGTAGCCGAGttggagatgaggaaggaggagattATTCGGGATAACCTGTTGACAGTATGTCTTAGAGGGAGGTTTGGAGAAATGGTAGCTAGGTAGTTTTTGTGCAGGTTGGCCCATAATTACAGGGTTGAAGAGGGTCCAGAGGAACCTACTCGCCGCATAGTACTGGAGTTTATCTAAAGTTATCCTACCATCTCATTGTCTATTGTTATCTTATTCACATTTCGTATTCATTATTTCCCCGCTTGTGAGATATAAGCGCCAATCTCCCTGGTCTGGTAAGTAATATAATCTCTCTATTATATGTACTAATGTCTGTCAAGATTCTGTCCAATACTAATATACAGAACACGTGGGGGTAAGTGTGAAGGATTATACGCCTCTTTACTATAGACCGAGAGAGCCATATATAGCTACACACGCACCGATGAAATGTCCtatggaagagaatgaatacTGATCTGAGATGCCTCGGCAACCTTAGGCTTGGCACTTTCCATTTAAAGGGGTTCAACCACGACGTTGAACTGAGTTGAaccccttttctcctctctacCCCGGGCCTCATGGCAGTTCGACACCTCAACATGGAAGTCAATTTTTATCCAACTTGGCCAAAGGTTTCGTACGAGAAATTACCCAGTGTCTCTGATCTGCAGAATGGTCTAGCCTGTGACAGTATAATCCGATGTAGATAATGTCGTCGTCGTAAAAGCTATGCAAACACTCGAACAAGCAcggttaatatatattcacaaGCTATAAACGTGGACCAGTCGATTGGATATCCAGCTTCATCCATGTCAGATGTCCAACGTCCAGAGATTATCATTTAATCTCAGAATGATTGTGTAATATTCATCTGTTCTAACACCCTGTTTTAGGATACTTGTCATGGCAAGAGGGCATGGTTCTGATTAGGTGCCTGAACCATGCGTTTTCCAGCACCTAGCCAACTTCCCACCTTGCAATTGACTTGTCAGGCAAATAAACCGCCATTAGATCTAGTAGAAAATCTTCATATTAGAAGCTCTAGAGACATTTATCAGGCGAGGCGGAGTGAATGCTGGGTGTCGGCCTTCGCCGGTCTTCGGGTACAAGACAGTCACGAGAATTTCTCGGCCGAGGGAACTTAATCAGAAACCATGGAATTGGGTATTTAGTATCAACTTTACTCCAACACACCTGCGAAACCACGAAAGTAATAGATTTGTCTTCAAAAACCCTCAGTTGGATAATACTTCCTCGCCCACAATTGAATAATCGCGCAGAATTCGATTCTTCAGAATGAAAGACAGTGACTCACGTCCTCATTCAGGACCTCAACGCAAAAGCCTCTTAAAGTACACAGCAGGTTGGCGGAGAATCGTCAGCAACTTTAGTCCATCGTGTGTTGAATTTTCATCGCCGCAGCAGCAAAGGAACAGTGACTAACGATGCAATAGATGGTTTTCCACAACAATGGGGACAGGCATGGCCGGAATCTTGTTCCATCTTATGCCTTTCGAGCATGCCGCGCTGCAGTACATAGCCATAGCCTTTTTTGTTCTGAATGCCTTGTTGTTCCTCACCGTGCTCGGCATGTCAATTCTCCGCTATACTCTCTATCCTGAAATCTGGAAGGTCATGATACAAGACCCAGTTAACTCGTTATTCCTGGCAACTTGTCCCATGGGCTTTGCCACCTTGATCGAGTTGTGGGTGTTTATTTGCGTACCACAGTGGGGAGACTGGGCGAAGACAACGGCCTGGGGGCTGTGGATTATCGATGCGGTCGCAGCTGCGGCGGTCACGGCATCACTCTCATTTATTCTGTAAGTCTGTTCAATATTCTAAAGATTGCCTGCTAACAATATGCAGTATATCGCAACATTACGTCACATCGTTAGAGCGAATAACCGCACTGCAATTGTTGCCGATCGCTGCCACAATCGTGGCGTCCGGGGTTGGAGCCGAGATCGCGGATATTTTGCCAAACGCGCAGCACGCCATGGGAACGGTGATCGTATCCTATGTGCTGTGGGGCATGTCTACGCCAATGGCCATGATAATCCTGGTGATCTATTACCAGCGTTTGGCGGTCCACAAGCTTCCATCAAGGGAAACTATCGTGAGTTGCTTTCTGCCACTGGGGCCACTTGGCTTTGGGGGTTTTAGGTTAGTGCAAGCCACAATACGACCTTGAGAAAATGAGTCTGACGCCGAGGTAGTATCCTATACCTGGGCAAGGTGGCGCGACAGCTCCTCGACGAATCCAACGCAATCGACCCACTTGTCGGCCATATCGCATACGTCCTCGGTCTCTTGCTGTCTCTGTTGATGTGGTCTTTCGGGCTGATTTGGCTCGTTTTCGCGCTCGCTACCATCTACTATCGATCACCGTTTCCTTTCAACATGGGTTGGTGGGGATTCACGTTTCCTCTCGGAGTATATGCGGCCAATACTATCCTTTTGGGGAAGGAAATGAATTTAATGTTTTTTAAGGTTTGCGGGACGGTAAGTTGCCGCAGACAATTTTGAAAGACCAtggaaaggaaagggggCTGACAGGAGACAGATACTAAGCAGCGCGATGATATTATTGTGGCTGGTGGTTGCCACCCGTACCGTGCACGGAGCCTGGCATGGGGTTTTATTCCATGCGCCGTGCCTGCAAAActtgaaagaaaagctcgaAGATAGTCAGGATGATGCGACGAATGATGAAGCATAGACCAAGCGCCTCAGAACTTTGTTCTGGCTGAGACCCTGATTCTGGCCGATTAATTCAATCGTAAGCAATCATGTCTTCGAGAGCAACTTCTTGTTTTACTCATAGTCTACAGAATCGACGCCAATTCTGCAGCGCATCACATGGGATACGGGCTATGCCAGGGGCTCACCAATCATATCGGGCCTTTGAGGATTGAATTCCGGCTAGTATGCAGTATCGGTTACGAAGGGCCAATCCGCAGTAGATACAGACGCCATCTTCCTTCCAGAATTATCCCGGCAGCCTCGTATGAACACCCAACCAGGCATTAATAGGCGAAACGATGCCGCCTCACTTCCTATGGTCAGATTGTAACCCACATGACTTTGTTGGACGATAAGCTGGAGCCGTCTTGCGGCTGAAGTCTTGGGAGTACCTATAGAATCCGGGGTTCCCGCCCGATTGATCCCGTCTCTTCATTCCTTCAATCGCGATCTATTGAGTGGCAACCATGGTAGGTAAATGCAAAGTACTGTTGTATATAGTTGTTGCTAAATAGAGAAGGATACAACAGACTACGAGTTTCCATTCTTAGAAGAAGTCT
This DNA window, taken from Aspergillus flavus chromosome 5, complete sequence, encodes the following:
- a CDS encoding putative arabinan endo-1,5-alpha-L-arabinosidase A (arabinan endo-1,5-alpha-L-arabinosidase C), with the translated sequence MYLQSSLALVLLRAAVVHGYANPGACSGACNIHDPSLIQNGDGTYYRFSTGNNISFASASSIEGPWTALGSVLPGGSSIDNSGRYDPWAPDVQKVGDLYYLYYAVSSFGTQESAIGLATSETMEEGTWTDKGSIVTSTTGDQYNAIDANLLVDGSANYLTFGSFWQDIFQVTLNGDATSSTSTPVNVAFDPATTHPVEGAYLYKYGDYYYLFYSWGTCCGYDTSRPAEGEEYKIKVCRSSTPTGNFVDASGVACTDGGGTVVLESHDNVYGPGGQGVYTDPNLGPVLYYHYVDTTIGYADSQKLFGWNAIDFSSGWPSV
- a CDS encoding C4-dicarboxylate transporter/malic acid transport protein, with protein sequence MDITTNELDCDSYVKLDAFTRKTYRDVYPAIDPTRPELSQAGKVIVITGGSRGLGRSSFAASFARANADAIVLLARSSINLAQTEKLIKDINPSTYVLTIALDICDEAKVKDTFDKIKDRFGIPHVLINNAGPQRKSLLKYTAGWRRIVSNFSPSWFSTTMGTGMAGILFHLMPFEHAALQYIAIAFFVLNALLFLTVLGMSILRYTLYPEIWKVMIQDPVNSLFLATCPMGFATLIELWVFICVPQWGDWAKTTAWGLWIIDAVAAAAVTASLSFILISQHYVTSLERITALQLLPIAATIVASGVGAEIADILPNAQHAMGTVIVSYVLWGMSTPMAMIILVIYYQRLAVHKLPSRETIVSCFLPLGPLGFGGFSILYLGKVARQLLDESNAIDPLVGHIAYVLGLLLSLLMWSFGLIWLVFALATIYYRSPFPFNMGWWGFTFPLGVYAANTILLGKEMNLMFFKVCGTILSSAMILLWLVVATRTVHGAWHGVLFHAPCLQNLKEKLEDSQDDATNDEA